A genomic window from Tenebrio molitor chromosome X, icTenMoli1.1, whole genome shotgun sequence includes:
- the LOC138140345 gene encoding fibroblast growth factor receptor homolog 1-like isoform X11: protein MSNTLWCLLAFATYSSAFLSDTNEISHRIDRGEERAPYFPEALPTLVVQSEGDDCVLRCRVAGTPKPHITWYKNNNQIHTANNHFQFHHHTLQIQNVQFDDRGQYVCLACNDAGCIEHIYYLKIVEVLKAESKFETLDLLPNSFLKIISKNDLDLEPNLREKKSIRGKLKHERRNNRTTPFFIKRKMMPNTVIKESGDNFGLKCKAGGNPTPNITWHKNSQNPDREFIYRGWTLLLQKSVPEDSGNYTCVVCNEFKCINHTFDVHVVELLKASGVGHTLDNTTVSVGGNASLRCHFSSNVVYIQWTRTSNGTHHVVQKSDDLTTPEVYKIENVTFQDEGWYTCLGVGLAGRQEFSAYLRIVNDSDVGSTGLTVRSSKRETENPKAPYFVNPKKMSKIEIRPAGHMINLKCKAGGHPTPNITWYKNGSLPKRQLGEIWYQHWALILEDVVTDDTGNYTCVVCNELGCINYTYNVEVVERYHNKPIVTHPIENSTVVVGSSVNLTCLFLSDLNPYIQWTREFANKSVVVVQKSGDTENPEVYEIRNVTYQDEGWYACIAANSLGRTAAKAYLKVVESFEDETKDMSKNLITYAAIAIILILILICSILLVFFRKLKIEKQKKMLALETVRAAVVTQWTKKVIIEKIQNTTEDVSEPLLMPVVKIEKQKSQNSNSADGMISEYELPMDSDWEIPRAMLCLGKSLGEGAFGKVVKAEAVGLLKPGMSSIVAVKMLKEGHTDNEMMDLVSEMEMMKMIGKHINIINLLGCCTQDGPLYVVVEFAPHGNLRDFLRQHRPSSGYEPAIGIVEKERKTLTQKDLVSFAYQVARGMEYLASRRCIHRDLAARNVLVSDDYILKIADFGLARDIHCNDYYRKTTDGRLPVKWMAPEALFHRVYTTQSDVWSYGILLWEIMTLGGTPYPSVPSVEKLFQLLRNGHRMEKPPCCSLEIYILMRECWSYQPNERPLFSQLVEDLDRILTFTANEEYLDLGLPQLDTPPSSQESSGDEEDFPFANLTSQCSNNVQLS from the exons ATGTCAAATACTCTTTGGTGTCTTCTCGCTTTTGCGACCTACTCCTCGGCCTTTCTGTCAGATACCAACGAGATAT CGCATCGGATAGACCGAGGTGAAGAACGAGCACCATATTTTCCAGAAGCGTTACCCACATTAGTTGTACAGTCAGAAGGTGATGACTGCGTACTTAGATGTAGAGTAGCAGGAACCCCAAAGCCACATATCACAtggtacaaaaataataaccaAATCCACACAGCTAACAACCATTTTCAATTCCACCACCACACACTTCAAATCCAAAACGTACAATTTGACGACAGAGGTCAATACGTTTGCTTGGCGTGCAACGATGCTGGTTGCATCGAGCACATTTACTATCTGAAAATAGTCG AAGTTCTGAAGGCAgagtcaaaatttgaaacgttAGACTTGCTGCCGAACAGTTTTTTGAAGATCATCAGTAAAAACGATTTAGACTTGGAGCCGA ATCTGAGGGAGAAGAAATCTATAAGAGGAAAACTCAAACATGAAAGACGCAACAACAGGACGACTCCGTTTTTCATCAAGCGTAAGATGATGCCCAATACGGTGATCAAAGAAAGTGGAGATAATTTTGGACTGAAATGTAAAGCTGGAGGGAACCCAACTCCCAACATCACTTGGCACAAGAACAGTCAAAATCCAGATCGCGAATTTATTTACCGAGGATGGACACTTTTGTTGCAAAAGTCAGTCCCAGAAGATTCTGGCAATTACACTTGTGTCGTCTGTAACGAATTCAAATGTATCAATCACACCTTCGATGTTCACGTGGTCG AGCTTTTGAAGGCCAGTGGCGTAGGACACACTCTCGATAACACTACCGTGTCTGTTGGGGGCAATGCGAGCCTTCGGTGCCATTTCTCTTCAAATGTTGTTTACATCCAGTGGACTAGAACTTCCAACGGGACTCACCACGTAGTCCAA aaaagcGACGACTTGACCACCCCTGaagtgtacaaaattgaaaacgtGACCTTCCAAGATGAGGGGTGGTACACCTGTCTCGGTGTGGGTCTCGCAGGTCGTCAGGAGTTCTCCGCGTATTTGAGAATTGTTAATGACAGTGACGTGGGAAGCACTGGTTTGACAG TTCGATCATCAAAACGAGAGACCGAGAATCCGAAAGCTCCATATTTTGTTAACCCCAAAAAGATGTCGAAGATAGAGATAAGGCCCGCCGGACACATGATCAATTTGAAATGCAAAGCTGGAGGACACCCAACTCCCAACATAACTTGGTACAAAAACGGTAGCCTGCCGAAACGACAGTTGGGCGAAATTTGGTACCAACACTGGGCCCTGATACTGGAAGATGTTGTCACAGACGACACCGGCAACTACACTTGTGTCGTCTGCAACGAGCTCGGTTGTATCAATTATACGTATAACGTGGAAGTGGTAG AACGCTATCACAACAAGCCTATAGTTACTCACCCGATCGAAAATTCTACTGTGGTTGTGGGCTCCAGTGTAAATCTGACATGTTTGTTCCTTTCTGATCTAAATCCTTATATTCAGTGGACCAGGGAGTTCGCGAATAAGAGTGTGGTTGTGGTGCAG aaGAGCGGAGATACTGAAAATCCCGAAGTTTACGAAATCCGAAATGTAACTTATCAAGATGAAGGATGGTATGCTTGCATTGCTGCCAACAGTTTGGGTCGCACAGCTGCTAAAGCCTATCTGAAAGTCGTAGAGA GTTTCGAGGATGAAACTAAAGATATGTCCAAGAACTTGATTACTTACGCAGCCATAGCGATAATTCTGATTCTGATTCTGATCTGTTCGATTCTGTTAGTTTTCttcagaaaattgaaaat CGAGAAACAGAAGAAAATGTTAGCGTTGGAAACTGTAAGAGCTGCCGTGGTCACGCAGTGGACCAAGAAAGTCATCATCGAGAAAATACAAAACACCACTGAAGACGTTTCCGAACCTTTG TTGATGCCTGTTGTCAAAATCGAGAaacaaaaatcacaaaatagTAATTCTGCTGATGGGATGATTTCTGAATACGAGCTGCCCATGGACTCCGACTGGGAAATCCCCAGAGCCATGCTTTGCCTCGGTAAAAGTCTTGGTGAAGGTGCTTTCGGTAAAGTCGTCAAGGCAGAAGCTGTAGGTCTACTAAAACCGGGAATGAGCAGCATAGTCGCCGTAAAAATGTTGAAAG AGGGCCACACCGACAACGAGATGATGGATCTGGTGTCGGAAATGGAGATGATGAAGATGATCGGTAAACACATCAACATCATCAATCTGTTGGGTTGTTGTACCCAAGACGGTCCCCTCTACGTCGTCGTGGAGTTTGCACCTCACGGCAATTTAAGAGATTTCCTTAGACAACACAGACCGTCATCTGGCTACGAGCCGGCAATAGGAATCGTGGAAAAAGAACGCAAAACCTTGACACAGAAGGATTTAGTTTCTTTCGCTTACCAAGTGGCGAGAGGAATGGAGTATTTGGCATCGCGAAGA TGCATCCATCGCGATCTGGCCGCGAGAAACGTGTTGGTGAGCGACgactacattttgaaaatcgCGGACTTCGGTCTCGCGAGAGACATACATTGTAACGATTACTACCGAAAAACGACAGATGGACGGCTGCCGGTTAAATGGATGGCACCTGAAGCTCTCTTCCATAGAGTGTACACCACCCAATCAGATGTTTGGTCGTATGGTATTTTACTCTGGGAGATCATGACGCTTGGAG GTACTCCATATCCGTCTGTCCCGAGCGTGGAAAAGCTGTTCCAGCTTCTTCGGAATGGCCACCGCATGGAAAAACCGCCATGTTGTTCGTTAGAAATTTACATCTTGATGCGCGAGTGTTGGAGTTACCAACCCAACGAGCGCCCTCTGTTCTCCCAACTCGTCGAGGACCTCGACAGAATTCTCACGTTCACAGCGAACGAAGAATACCTAGATCTGGGTCTCCCTCAGTTGGACACTCCTCCGTCGAGCCAGGAATCCAGCGGCGACGAAGAAGATTTTCCCTTCGCTAATTTAACTAGTCAGTGTTCCAATAATGTGCAGCTTTCTTGA
- the LOC138140345 gene encoding fibroblast growth factor receptor homolog 1-like isoform X7 — MSNTLWCLLAFATYSSAFLSDTNEISHRIDRGEERAPYFPEALPTLVVQSEGDDCVLRCRVAGTPKPHITWYKNNNQIHTANNHFQFHHHTLQIQNVQFDDRGQYVCLACNDAGCIEHIYYLKIVEVLKAESKFETLDLLPNSFLKIISKNDLDLEPNLREKKSIRGKLKHERRNNRTTPFFIKRKMMPNTVIKESGDNFGLKCKAGGNPTPNITWHKNSQNPDREFIYRGWTLLLQKSVPEDSGNYTCVVCNEFKCINHTFDVHVVELLKASGVGHTLDNTTVSVGGNASLRCHFSSNVVYIQWTRTSNGTHHVVQKSDDLTTPEVYKIENVTFQDEGWYTCLGVGLAGRQEFSAYLRIVNDSDVGSTGLTVRSSKRETENPKAPYFVNPKKMSKIEIRPAGHMINLKCKAGGHPTPNITWYKNGSLPKRQLGEIWYQHWALILEDVVTDDTGNYTCVVCNELGCINYTYNVEVVERYHNKPIVTHPIENSTVVVGSSVNLTCLFLSDLNPYIQWTREFANKSVVVVQSGDTENPKVYEVRNVTYQDEGWYACIAANSLGRTAAKAYLKVVDSVGLAGFQESPGYLRIVNGSDVGSTGLTVRSKREVENPKAPYFVNPKKMSKIEIKPAGHMINLKCKAGGHPTPNITWYKNGSLPKRQLGEIRYQHWALILEDVVTDDTGNYTCVVCNELGCINYTYNVEVVERFPSKPYIKDGYPQNITVLVNTTATFECPQVIADLEPFLQWVRIFNVTEVYENSTDINGTLLQKSGDTENPEVYEIRNVTYQDEGWYACIAANSLGRTAAKAYLKVVESFEDETKDMSKNLITYAAIAIILILILICSILLVFFRKLKIEKQKKMLALETVRAAVVTQWTKKVIIEKIQNTTEDVSEPLLMPVVKIEKQKSQNSNSADGMISEYELPMDSDWEIPRAMLCLGKSLGEGAFGKVVKAEAVGLLKPGMSSIVAVKMLKEGHTDNEMMDLVSEMEMMKMIGKHINIINLLGCCTQDGPLYVVVEFAPHGNLRDFLRQHRPSSGYEPAIGIVEKERKTLTQKDLVSFAYQVARGMEYLASRRCIHRDLAARNVLVSDDYILKIADFGLARDIHCNDYYRKTTDGRLPVKWMAPEALFHRVYTTQSDVWSYGILLWEIMTLGGTPYPSVPSVEKLFQLLRNGHRMEKPPCCSLEIYILMRECWSYQPNERPLFSQLVEDLDRILTFTANEEYLDLGLPQLDTPPSSQESSGDEEDFPFANLTSQCSNNVQLS, encoded by the exons ATGTCAAATACTCTTTGGTGTCTTCTCGCTTTTGCGACCTACTCCTCGGCCTTTCTGTCAGATACCAACGAGATAT CGCATCGGATAGACCGAGGTGAAGAACGAGCACCATATTTTCCAGAAGCGTTACCCACATTAGTTGTACAGTCAGAAGGTGATGACTGCGTACTTAGATGTAGAGTAGCAGGAACCCCAAAGCCACATATCACAtggtacaaaaataataaccaAATCCACACAGCTAACAACCATTTTCAATTCCACCACCACACACTTCAAATCCAAAACGTACAATTTGACGACAGAGGTCAATACGTTTGCTTGGCGTGCAACGATGCTGGTTGCATCGAGCACATTTACTATCTGAAAATAGTCG AAGTTCTGAAGGCAgagtcaaaatttgaaacgttAGACTTGCTGCCGAACAGTTTTTTGAAGATCATCAGTAAAAACGATTTAGACTTGGAGCCGA ATCTGAGGGAGAAGAAATCTATAAGAGGAAAACTCAAACATGAAAGACGCAACAACAGGACGACTCCGTTTTTCATCAAGCGTAAGATGATGCCCAATACGGTGATCAAAGAAAGTGGAGATAATTTTGGACTGAAATGTAAAGCTGGAGGGAACCCAACTCCCAACATCACTTGGCACAAGAACAGTCAAAATCCAGATCGCGAATTTATTTACCGAGGATGGACACTTTTGTTGCAAAAGTCAGTCCCAGAAGATTCTGGCAATTACACTTGTGTCGTCTGTAACGAATTCAAATGTATCAATCACACCTTCGATGTTCACGTGGTCG AGCTTTTGAAGGCCAGTGGCGTAGGACACACTCTCGATAACACTACCGTGTCTGTTGGGGGCAATGCGAGCCTTCGGTGCCATTTCTCTTCAAATGTTGTTTACATCCAGTGGACTAGAACTTCCAACGGGACTCACCACGTAGTCCAA aaaagcGACGACTTGACCACCCCTGaagtgtacaaaattgaaaacgtGACCTTCCAAGATGAGGGGTGGTACACCTGTCTCGGTGTGGGTCTCGCAGGTCGTCAGGAGTTCTCCGCGTATTTGAGAATTGTTAATGACAGTGACGTGGGAAGCACTGGTTTGACAG TTCGATCATCAAAACGAGAGACCGAGAATCCGAAAGCTCCATATTTTGTTAACCCCAAAAAGATGTCGAAGATAGAGATAAGGCCCGCCGGACACATGATCAATTTGAAATGCAAAGCTGGAGGACACCCAACTCCCAACATAACTTGGTACAAAAACGGTAGCCTGCCGAAACGACAGTTGGGCGAAATTTGGTACCAACACTGGGCCCTGATACTGGAAGATGTTGTCACAGACGACACCGGCAACTACACTTGTGTCGTCTGCAACGAGCTCGGTTGTATCAATTATACGTATAACGTGGAAGTGGTAG AACGCTATCACAACAAGCCTATAGTTACTCACCCGATCGAAAATTCTACTGTGGTTGTGGGCTCCAGTGTAAATCTGACATGTTTGTTCCTTTCTGATCTAAATCCTTATATTCAGTGGACCAGGGAGTTCGCGAATAAGAGTGTGGTTGTGGTGCAG AGCGGAGATACTGAAAATCCCAAAGTTTACGAAGTCCGAAATGTAACTTATCAAGATGAAGGATGGTATGCTTGCATTGCTGCCAACAGTTTGGGTCGCACAGCTGCTAAAGCCTATCTGAAAGTCGTAGACA GTGTGGGTCTCGCAGGTTTTCAGGAGTCCCCCGGGTATTTGAGAATTGTTAATGGCAGTGACGTCGGAAGCACCGGTTTGACAG TTCGATCAAAACGAGAGGTCGAGAATCCGAAAGCTCCATATTTTGTCAACCCCAAAAAGATGTCGAAGATAGAGATAAAGCCCGCCGGACACATGATCAATTTGAAATGCAAAGCTGGAGGACACCCAACTCCTAACATAACTTGGTACAAAAACGGTAGCCTGCCGAAACGACAGTTGGGCGAAATTCGGTACCAACACTGGGCCCTGATACTGGAAGATGTTGTCACAGACGACACCGGCAACTACACTTGTGTCGTCTGCAACGAGCTGGGTTGTATCAATTATACGTATAACGTGGAAGTGGTAG AACGCTTCCCATCAAAACCATATATTAAAGATGGCTACCCACAAAATATTACTGTTCTGGTTAACACAACGGCGACATTTGAATGTCCTCAAGTGATCGCTGATCTCGAACCGTTTCTGCAGTGGGTACGAATTTTCAACGTTACTGAAGTTTACGAGAATTCTACCGATATTAACGGCACACTTTTACag aaGAGCGGAGATACTGAAAATCCCGAAGTTTACGAAATCCGAAATGTAACTTATCAAGATGAAGGATGGTATGCTTGCATTGCTGCCAACAGTTTGGGTCGCACAGCTGCTAAAGCCTATCTGAAAGTCGTAGAGA GTTTCGAGGATGAAACTAAAGATATGTCCAAGAACTTGATTACTTACGCAGCCATAGCGATAATTCTGATTCTGATTCTGATCTGTTCGATTCTGTTAGTTTTCttcagaaaattgaaaat CGAGAAACAGAAGAAAATGTTAGCGTTGGAAACTGTAAGAGCTGCCGTGGTCACGCAGTGGACCAAGAAAGTCATCATCGAGAAAATACAAAACACCACTGAAGACGTTTCCGAACCTTTG TTGATGCCTGTTGTCAAAATCGAGAaacaaaaatcacaaaatagTAATTCTGCTGATGGGATGATTTCTGAATACGAGCTGCCCATGGACTCCGACTGGGAAATCCCCAGAGCCATGCTTTGCCTCGGTAAAAGTCTTGGTGAAGGTGCTTTCGGTAAAGTCGTCAAGGCAGAAGCTGTAGGTCTACTAAAACCGGGAATGAGCAGCATAGTCGCCGTAAAAATGTTGAAAG AGGGCCACACCGACAACGAGATGATGGATCTGGTGTCGGAAATGGAGATGATGAAGATGATCGGTAAACACATCAACATCATCAATCTGTTGGGTTGTTGTACCCAAGACGGTCCCCTCTACGTCGTCGTGGAGTTTGCACCTCACGGCAATTTAAGAGATTTCCTTAGACAACACAGACCGTCATCTGGCTACGAGCCGGCAATAGGAATCGTGGAAAAAGAACGCAAAACCTTGACACAGAAGGATTTAGTTTCTTTCGCTTACCAAGTGGCGAGAGGAATGGAGTATTTGGCATCGCGAAGA TGCATCCATCGCGATCTGGCCGCGAGAAACGTGTTGGTGAGCGACgactacattttgaaaatcgCGGACTTCGGTCTCGCGAGAGACATACATTGTAACGATTACTACCGAAAAACGACAGATGGACGGCTGCCGGTTAAATGGATGGCACCTGAAGCTCTCTTCCATAGAGTGTACACCACCCAATCAGATGTTTGGTCGTATGGTATTTTACTCTGGGAGATCATGACGCTTGGAG GTACTCCATATCCGTCTGTCCCGAGCGTGGAAAAGCTGTTCCAGCTTCTTCGGAATGGCCACCGCATGGAAAAACCGCCATGTTGTTCGTTAGAAATTTACATCTTGATGCGCGAGTGTTGGAGTTACCAACCCAACGAGCGCCCTCTGTTCTCCCAACTCGTCGAGGACCTCGACAGAATTCTCACGTTCACAGCGAACGAAGAATACCTAGATCTGGGTCTCCCTCAGTTGGACACTCCTCCGTCGAGCCAGGAATCCAGCGGCGACGAAGAAGATTTTCCCTTCGCTAATTTAACTAGTCAGTGTTCCAATAATGTGCAGCTTTCTTGA
- the LOC138140345 gene encoding fibroblast growth factor receptor homolog 1-like isoform X5 encodes MSNTLWCLLAFATYSSAFLSDTNEISHRIDRGEERAPYFPEALPTLVVQSEGDDCVLRCRVAGTPKPHITWYKNNNQIHTANNHFQFHHHTLQIQNVQFDDRGQYVCLACNDAGCIEHIYYLKIVEVLKAESKFETLDLLPNSFLKIISKNDLDLEPNLREKKSIRGKLKHERRNNRTTPFFIKRKMMPNTVIKESGDNFGLKCKAGGNPTPNITWHKNSQNPDREFIYRGWTLLLQKSVPEDSGNYTCVVCNEFKCINHTFDVHVVELLKASGVGHTLDNTTVSVGGNASLRCHFSSNVVYIQWTRTSNGTHHVVQKSDDLTTPEVYKIENVTFQDEGWYTCLGVGLAGRQEFSAYLRIVNDSDVGSTGLTVRSSKRETENPKAPYFVNPKKMSKIEIRPAGHMINLKCKAGGHPTPNITWYKNGSLPKRQLGEIWYQHWALILEDVVTDDTGNYTCVVCNELGCINYTYNVEVVERYHNKPIVTHPIENSTVVVGSSVNLTCLFLSDLNPYIQWTREFANKSVVVVQKSGDTENPKVYEVRNVTYQDEGWYACIAANSLGRTAAKAYLKVVDSVGLAGFQESPGYLRIVNGSDVGSTGLTVRSKREVENPKAPYFVNPKKMSKIEIKPAGHMINLKCKAGGHPTPNITWYKNGSLPKRQLGEIRYQHWALILEDVVTDDTGNYTCVVCNELGCINYTYNVEVVERFPSKPYIKDGYPQNITVLVNTTATFECPQVIADLEPFLQWVRIFNVTEVYENSTDINGTLLQKSGDTENPEVYEIRNVTYQDEGWYACIAANSLGRTAAKAYLKVVESFEDETKDMSKNLITYAAIAIILILILICSILLVFFRKLKIEKQKKMLALETVRAAVVTQWTKKVIIEKIQNTTEDVSEPLLMPVVKIEKQKSQNSNSADGMISEYELPMDSDWEIPRAMLCLGKSLGEGAFGKVVKAEAVGLLKPGMSSIVAVKMLKEGHTDNEMMDLVSEMEMMKMIGKHINIINLLGCCTQDGPLYVVVEFAPHGNLRDFLRQHRPSSGYEPAIGIVEKERKTLTQKDLVSFAYQVARGMEYLASRRCIHRDLAARNVLVSDDYILKIADFGLARDIHCNDYYRKTTDGRLPVKWMAPEALFHRVYTTQSDVWSYGILLWEIMTLGGTPYPSVPSVEKLFQLLRNGHRMEKPPCCSLEIYILMRECWSYQPNERPLFSQLVEDLDRILTFTANEEYLDLGLPQLDTPPSSQESSGDEEDFPFANLTSQCSNNVQLS; translated from the exons ATGTCAAATACTCTTTGGTGTCTTCTCGCTTTTGCGACCTACTCCTCGGCCTTTCTGTCAGATACCAACGAGATAT CGCATCGGATAGACCGAGGTGAAGAACGAGCACCATATTTTCCAGAAGCGTTACCCACATTAGTTGTACAGTCAGAAGGTGATGACTGCGTACTTAGATGTAGAGTAGCAGGAACCCCAAAGCCACATATCACAtggtacaaaaataataaccaAATCCACACAGCTAACAACCATTTTCAATTCCACCACCACACACTTCAAATCCAAAACGTACAATTTGACGACAGAGGTCAATACGTTTGCTTGGCGTGCAACGATGCTGGTTGCATCGAGCACATTTACTATCTGAAAATAGTCG AAGTTCTGAAGGCAgagtcaaaatttgaaacgttAGACTTGCTGCCGAACAGTTTTTTGAAGATCATCAGTAAAAACGATTTAGACTTGGAGCCGA ATCTGAGGGAGAAGAAATCTATAAGAGGAAAACTCAAACATGAAAGACGCAACAACAGGACGACTCCGTTTTTCATCAAGCGTAAGATGATGCCCAATACGGTGATCAAAGAAAGTGGAGATAATTTTGGACTGAAATGTAAAGCTGGAGGGAACCCAACTCCCAACATCACTTGGCACAAGAACAGTCAAAATCCAGATCGCGAATTTATTTACCGAGGATGGACACTTTTGTTGCAAAAGTCAGTCCCAGAAGATTCTGGCAATTACACTTGTGTCGTCTGTAACGAATTCAAATGTATCAATCACACCTTCGATGTTCACGTGGTCG AGCTTTTGAAGGCCAGTGGCGTAGGACACACTCTCGATAACACTACCGTGTCTGTTGGGGGCAATGCGAGCCTTCGGTGCCATTTCTCTTCAAATGTTGTTTACATCCAGTGGACTAGAACTTCCAACGGGACTCACCACGTAGTCCAA aaaagcGACGACTTGACCACCCCTGaagtgtacaaaattgaaaacgtGACCTTCCAAGATGAGGGGTGGTACACCTGTCTCGGTGTGGGTCTCGCAGGTCGTCAGGAGTTCTCCGCGTATTTGAGAATTGTTAATGACAGTGACGTGGGAAGCACTGGTTTGACAG TTCGATCATCAAAACGAGAGACCGAGAATCCGAAAGCTCCATATTTTGTTAACCCCAAAAAGATGTCGAAGATAGAGATAAGGCCCGCCGGACACATGATCAATTTGAAATGCAAAGCTGGAGGACACCCAACTCCCAACATAACTTGGTACAAAAACGGTAGCCTGCCGAAACGACAGTTGGGCGAAATTTGGTACCAACACTGGGCCCTGATACTGGAAGATGTTGTCACAGACGACACCGGCAACTACACTTGTGTCGTCTGCAACGAGCTCGGTTGTATCAATTATACGTATAACGTGGAAGTGGTAG AACGCTATCACAACAAGCCTATAGTTACTCACCCGATCGAAAATTCTACTGTGGTTGTGGGCTCCAGTGTAAATCTGACATGTTTGTTCCTTTCTGATCTAAATCCTTATATTCAGTGGACCAGGGAGTTCGCGAATAAGAGTGTGGTTGTGGTGCAG aaGAGCGGAGATACTGAAAATCCCAAAGTTTACGAAGTCCGAAATGTAACTTATCAAGATGAAGGATGGTATGCTTGCATTGCTGCCAACAGTTTGGGTCGCACAGCTGCTAAAGCCTATCTGAAAGTCGTAGACA GTGTGGGTCTCGCAGGTTTTCAGGAGTCCCCCGGGTATTTGAGAATTGTTAATGGCAGTGACGTCGGAAGCACCGGTTTGACAG TTCGATCAAAACGAGAGGTCGAGAATCCGAAAGCTCCATATTTTGTCAACCCCAAAAAGATGTCGAAGATAGAGATAAAGCCCGCCGGACACATGATCAATTTGAAATGCAAAGCTGGAGGACACCCAACTCCTAACATAACTTGGTACAAAAACGGTAGCCTGCCGAAACGACAGTTGGGCGAAATTCGGTACCAACACTGGGCCCTGATACTGGAAGATGTTGTCACAGACGACACCGGCAACTACACTTGTGTCGTCTGCAACGAGCTGGGTTGTATCAATTATACGTATAACGTGGAAGTGGTAG AACGCTTCCCATCAAAACCATATATTAAAGATGGCTACCCACAAAATATTACTGTTCTGGTTAACACAACGGCGACATTTGAATGTCCTCAAGTGATCGCTGATCTCGAACCGTTTCTGCAGTGGGTACGAATTTTCAACGTTACTGAAGTTTACGAGAATTCTACCGATATTAACGGCACACTTTTACag aaGAGCGGAGATACTGAAAATCCCGAAGTTTACGAAATCCGAAATGTAACTTATCAAGATGAAGGATGGTATGCTTGCATTGCTGCCAACAGTTTGGGTCGCACAGCTGCTAAAGCCTATCTGAAAGTCGTAGAGA GTTTCGAGGATGAAACTAAAGATATGTCCAAGAACTTGATTACTTACGCAGCCATAGCGATAATTCTGATTCTGATTCTGATCTGTTCGATTCTGTTAGTTTTCttcagaaaattgaaaat CGAGAAACAGAAGAAAATGTTAGCGTTGGAAACTGTAAGAGCTGCCGTGGTCACGCAGTGGACCAAGAAAGTCATCATCGAGAAAATACAAAACACCACTGAAGACGTTTCCGAACCTTTG TTGATGCCTGTTGTCAAAATCGAGAaacaaaaatcacaaaatagTAATTCTGCTGATGGGATGATTTCTGAATACGAGCTGCCCATGGACTCCGACTGGGAAATCCCCAGAGCCATGCTTTGCCTCGGTAAAAGTCTTGGTGAAGGTGCTTTCGGTAAAGTCGTCAAGGCAGAAGCTGTAGGTCTACTAAAACCGGGAATGAGCAGCATAGTCGCCGTAAAAATGTTGAAAG AGGGCCACACCGACAACGAGATGATGGATCTGGTGTCGGAAATGGAGATGATGAAGATGATCGGTAAACACATCAACATCATCAATCTGTTGGGTTGTTGTACCCAAGACGGTCCCCTCTACGTCGTCGTGGAGTTTGCACCTCACGGCAATTTAAGAGATTTCCTTAGACAACACAGACCGTCATCTGGCTACGAGCCGGCAATAGGAATCGTGGAAAAAGAACGCAAAACCTTGACACAGAAGGATTTAGTTTCTTTCGCTTACCAAGTGGCGAGAGGAATGGAGTATTTGGCATCGCGAAGA TGCATCCATCGCGATCTGGCCGCGAGAAACGTGTTGGTGAGCGACgactacattttgaaaatcgCGGACTTCGGTCTCGCGAGAGACATACATTGTAACGATTACTACCGAAAAACGACAGATGGACGGCTGCCGGTTAAATGGATGGCACCTGAAGCTCTCTTCCATAGAGTGTACACCACCCAATCAGATGTTTGGTCGTATGGTATTTTACTCTGGGAGATCATGACGCTTGGAG GTACTCCATATCCGTCTGTCCCGAGCGTGGAAAAGCTGTTCCAGCTTCTTCGGAATGGCCACCGCATGGAAAAACCGCCATGTTGTTCGTTAGAAATTTACATCTTGATGCGCGAGTGTTGGAGTTACCAACCCAACGAGCGCCCTCTGTTCTCCCAACTCGTCGAGGACCTCGACAGAATTCTCACGTTCACAGCGAACGAAGAATACCTAGATCTGGGTCTCCCTCAGTTGGACACTCCTCCGTCGAGCCAGGAATCCAGCGGCGACGAAGAAGATTTTCCCTTCGCTAATTTAACTAGTCAGTGTTCCAATAATGTGCAGCTTTCTTGA